A stretch of Candidatus Sphingomonas phytovorans DNA encodes these proteins:
- a CDS encoding Na+/H+ antiporter: MHPVETFELVLALLAVVVALHWVARRVGLPPATALLVGGGALAFVPGLPPVALDPELALVLFLPPLLMDGAYYTAFGRFRRHLPGILSLAVGAVVFTTLAVGFVVHWLVPGLPWAACFALGAIVSPPDAVSARAVLQGVTLPRRLSALLEGESLLNDATGLVLFRFAVAATLSGLFDTGAAVSSFFFLALGGVVVGLAVSAVWMFVVRRLRDQTLIVMANTLMCWVAYSAGEAAHVSGVIATVAAGLVLGWYQHIILPAQVRLRGGAFWQTLVFVLEALVFILIGFSLRGVLDRVGGIEAVSTTMAVPVLGVVLAVTVTRFVWIFGSDALLAALRGIGLKRARPLGVRQATVLSWAGMRGVVTLAVALTLPESMPGRDLMLVIAFAVIFATVVIQGTSLGWLIRQVRPVDRDPPAKMSMAESEAAIARARNEMVEAHAHAPDGTLIHPQLLAQSQKRLEIIERYAADADRFMEGARTHFEVVLIALAAGRAELIRIHRAGLIEDEVLHELERDLDVEELGIILQRGD, encoded by the coding sequence ATGCATCCTGTCGAGACATTCGAACTCGTCCTCGCCCTTCTTGCCGTCGTCGTGGCGCTGCATTGGGTGGCGCGTCGCGTCGGTTTGCCGCCGGCCACGGCGTTGCTCGTCGGCGGCGGCGCGCTTGCCTTTGTTCCCGGGCTGCCCCCGGTGGCGCTCGACCCCGAACTGGCGCTGGTGCTCTTCCTCCCGCCGCTGCTGATGGACGGGGCCTATTACACCGCTTTCGGCCGCTTTCGGCGACACCTCCCGGGAATCCTGTCGCTCGCCGTCGGCGCTGTCGTGTTCACCACGCTGGCGGTCGGCTTCGTCGTCCACTGGCTCGTCCCCGGCCTCCCCTGGGCCGCCTGTTTCGCGCTCGGCGCGATCGTATCGCCGCCGGATGCCGTATCGGCCCGCGCCGTGCTCCAGGGCGTGACGCTTCCCCGGCGGCTTTCGGCGCTGCTCGAGGGGGAAAGCCTGCTCAACGATGCGACCGGCCTGGTTCTCTTCCGCTTCGCCGTCGCGGCGACGCTGAGCGGCCTGTTCGATACGGGAGCGGCGGTTTCGAGCTTCTTCTTCCTCGCGCTCGGCGGGGTCGTCGTCGGTCTCGCTGTATCGGCGGTATGGATGTTCGTCGTCCGCCGCCTGCGCGACCAGACGCTGATCGTCATGGCCAACACGCTCATGTGCTGGGTCGCCTATAGTGCCGGCGAGGCGGCTCATGTGTCGGGCGTGATCGCGACGGTGGCCGCCGGGCTGGTGCTTGGCTGGTACCAGCATATCATCCTCCCGGCACAGGTCAGGCTTCGTGGCGGTGCTTTCTGGCAGACTCTGGTCTTCGTGCTGGAGGCGCTGGTTTTCATCCTGATCGGCTTCTCGCTTCGCGGCGTGCTTGATCGCGTCGGCGGAATCGAGGCCGTCTCGACGACCATGGCGGTTCCGGTGCTCGGCGTGGTGCTGGCGGTCACGGTGACGCGCTTCGTCTGGATCTTCGGCAGCGACGCCCTGCTCGCCGCGCTTCGGGGCATTGGGTTGAAGCGCGCGCGGCCCCTTGGCGTGCGCCAGGCGACGGTGCTGAGCTGGGCGGGCATGCGGGGGGTCGTGACACTGGCGGTCGCGCTGACCCTGCCTGAATCAATGCCGGGCAGGGACTTGATGCTCGTCATCGCCTTCGCGGTGATCTTCGCCACCGTGGTCATCCAGGGGACGAGTCTTGGCTGGCTGATCAGGCAGGTTCGCCCGGTCGACCGGGACCCCCCGGCAAAGATGAGCATGGCTGAATCGGAAGCGGCCATCGCCCGCGCCAGGAATGAAATGGTCGAGGCGCATGCCCATGCGCCGGACGGAACGCTGATTCACCCGCAACTGCTGGCGCAGTCGCAAAAGCGCCTTGAAATCATCGAGCGTTATGCCGCTGACGCCGACAGGTTCATGGAAGGTGCCCGGACTCATTTCGAGGTCGTGCTGATTGCCCTTGCCGCCGGGCGTGCTGAACTGATCCGTATCCACCGCGCGGGACTGATCGAGGA
- a CDS encoding VapA/VapB family virulence-associated protein, translated as MTKHQNPRDFVAASGGDISEKEAEFAVEFLSGQEERYNIEVTVAGIAGYLKVTINMDVNGRSWFFEGNAGATTLVAVGKYWGHCYTKDVARLTKDSHGFNINAVSIFPAGYVNVNFFDGSSNFLGHAHAGGLTNLTCTGGGTGSWR; from the coding sequence ATGACGAAGCATCAGAATCCGCGGGATTTCGTTGCGGCAAGCGGCGGTGATATTTCGGAGAAAGAGGCTGAATTCGCAGTGGAATTTCTCAGTGGCCAGGAAGAAAGGTACAATATTGAAGTCACCGTTGCCGGCATCGCAGGCTATCTGAAGGTGACGATAAATATGGATGTCAATGGCAGGAGCTGGTTCTTCGAAGGGAATGCCGGGGCAACCACCCTTGTCGCGGTCGGAAAATATTGGGGGCATTGCTACACGAAAGATGTGGCACGGCTGACAAAAGACTCTCACGGCTTCAATATAAATGCGGTCAGCATTTTCCCCGCGGGCTATGTGAACGTCAATTTCTTTGATGGGAGCAGCAACTTCCTGGGCCATGCGCACGCTGGCGGGTTGACGAACCTGACCTGCACGGGCGGCGGTACCGGTTCCTGGAGGTAG
- a CDS encoding LysE/ArgO family amino acid transporter: MINSFNAFFSGFALSVALIMAIGAQNLFVLRQGLRREHVGPIVLFCACADAMLIAAGVGGVGAFLAALPQLAKLLAIGGAGFLGWYGVKALRRMAAPDAMSVSVGGGLTLERALAATAGFTFLNPHVYLDTILLMGAAGSAQPAGLRPIFVAGAVTASFAWFAALGYGARILQPLFARPAAWRVLDAIVGVTMLTLAASLVLRVVYPSG, encoded by the coding sequence ATGATCAACAGCTTCAATGCCTTTTTCAGTGGTTTTGCCCTGTCGGTGGCCCTCATCATGGCGATCGGCGCCCAGAATCTCTTCGTGCTGCGGCAGGGCCTGAGGCGTGAGCATGTCGGCCCGATCGTCCTGTTCTGCGCCTGCGCGGATGCGATGCTGATCGCCGCCGGGGTCGGCGGCGTGGGGGCGTTTCTTGCCGCCCTGCCGCAACTGGCGAAACTGCTGGCCATCGGCGGCGCGGGCTTCCTTGGCTGGTATGGCGTGAAGGCGTTGCGCCGCATGGCAGCGCCGGATGCGATGTCGGTCAGCGTTGGCGGAGGGCTCACGCTCGAACGCGCGCTTGCCGCCACGGCCGGGTTCACCTTCCTCAATCCACACGTCTATCTCGACACCATATTGCTCATGGGCGCGGCGGGGTCGGCCCAGCCGGCCGGCTTGCGCCCGATCTTCGTGGCCGGCGCTGTAACCGCCAGTTTCGCCTGGTTCGCGGCGCTTGGGTATGGCGCGCGCATCTTGCAGCCGCTGTTCGCGCGCCCGGCGGCGTGGCGCGTGCTGGATGCCATCGTGGGCGTTACGATGCTCACGCTCGCGGCGTCACTCGTCCTGCGTGTCGTCTATCCGTCCGGATAA
- a CDS encoding LysR family transcriptional regulator ArgP, whose product MLDYPALAAVSAVVREGSFERAANQLGITPSAVSQRVRGLEERLGAILIVRGQPCTATEPGLALCAHFDRVQLLEADLAPALAPMAGQAGPRPPLKVAINADSLATWFPCAAAAFTLATGLLLDLTVEDEAHTADRLRSGEVLAAVTSDPEPVQGCKTILLGALRYGAYASPAFMGRHFPEGVNANSLARAPCIRFDRRDRLQTRWAKEAHRVTLTAATHRVPSTNGFVDFALAGIGWGMQPVSLVQAHAAENRLMELPPGLQLDVKLYWTVARLHATSLHYLTDAIRAAASEHLCPDR is encoded by the coding sequence ATGCTTGATTATCCCGCCCTGGCCGCCGTCTCGGCAGTGGTGCGCGAAGGCAGCTTCGAACGCGCGGCGAACCAGCTTGGCATCACCCCCTCGGCGGTTTCGCAACGCGTCCGGGGGCTTGAGGAACGGCTTGGGGCCATCCTGATCGTTCGTGGCCAACCATGTACCGCCACGGAACCCGGCCTGGCGCTTTGCGCCCATTTCGATCGGGTACAATTGCTGGAAGCCGATCTCGCGCCGGCTTTGGCCCCGATGGCCGGGCAAGCCGGACCACGACCGCCACTCAAGGTGGCGATCAACGCGGATAGCCTGGCCACATGGTTCCCGTGTGCCGCTGCGGCGTTCACGCTGGCAACTGGCTTGCTGCTCGACCTCACGGTCGAGGACGAGGCGCACACCGCCGACCGGCTCCGCTCAGGAGAGGTGCTGGCGGCCGTAACCAGCGACCCCGAGCCGGTGCAAGGTTGCAAAACGATCCTGCTCGGCGCGCTGCGATATGGCGCCTATGCGAGTCCCGCCTTCATGGGCCGGCATTTCCCCGAGGGCGTGAACGCCAATTCCCTGGCGCGGGCGCCCTGCATTCGTTTCGACCGGCGCGACAGGCTGCAAACCCGCTGGGCCAAAGAAGCGCATCGCGTAACGCTGACCGCCGCGACCCATCGGGTGCCGTCAACGAATGGCTTTGTGGATTTCGCGCTGGCCGGGATCGGGTGGGGAATGCAGCCTGTTTCACTGGTCCAGGCCCATGCCGCCGAAAATCGGCTGATGGAACTGCCACCGGGATTGCAGCTTGACGTAAAGCTCTATTGGACGGTGGCGCGTCTCCACGCCACCTCGCTCCATTATCTGACCGACGCCATACGAGCGGCAGCAAGCGAGCATCTCTGCCCCGATCGTTGA
- a CDS encoding PHB depolymerase family esterase — protein MRTLSDTITRLAAAQAAMGLPGAAGENRLKDMAITGANPGQLVARAYVPEGLEPGAPLVVVLHGCTQNADGYDRGSGWSTLADRHGFALLYPEQQRGNNANLCFNWFVPEDIGRNGGEALSIRSMIVQMIAEQDLDPSRVFVTGLSAGGAMTAVMLATWPELFAGGAIVAGLPYGSATTMPQAFDRMRGHGAPAGPDLAKRVSQASGHEGPWPLLSVWHGTADMTVAVSNMDDIVDQWRLLQGIDAEPARSETMGNHGRRIWTDAKGKVRIEAHTIAGMGHGTPIAPDEGCGAAMPHMLDVGICSTSHIAAFWGIADPAAVKARTAKPAPRAARAAGARPPLALAGTPQVEISGVKKVIEDALQG, from the coding sequence ATGCGTACGCTTTCCGACACGATCACCCGGCTCGCCGCCGCCCAGGCGGCCATGGGCCTGCCAGGCGCCGCCGGCGAGAACCGGTTGAAAGACATGGCGATCACCGGCGCCAATCCGGGCCAGCTCGTGGCACGCGCCTATGTGCCGGAAGGGCTTGAGCCTGGCGCACCGCTAGTCGTGGTGCTGCACGGCTGCACCCAGAATGCCGATGGTTATGATCGCGGATCGGGCTGGTCGACGCTTGCCGACCGCCATGGTTTCGCCCTGCTCTATCCTGAGCAGCAACGCGGCAACAACGCCAACCTCTGTTTCAACTGGTTCGTGCCCGAGGATATCGGTCGTAACGGGGGCGAGGCGCTGTCGATCCGTTCGATGATCGTGCAGATGATCGCCGAACAGGATCTCGATCCGTCGCGCGTCTTCGTGACCGGGCTGTCGGCGGGCGGTGCGATGACGGCGGTGATGCTGGCGACCTGGCCTGAACTGTTCGCTGGCGGCGCGATCGTCGCCGGCCTGCCCTATGGCTCGGCCACGACCATGCCCCAGGCGTTCGACCGGATGCGCGGCCATGGCGCTCCGGCGGGGCCGGACCTGGCGAAGCGCGTCAGCCAGGCATCGGGCCATGAGGGGCCGTGGCCGTTGCTGTCGGTGTGGCACGGGACCGCCGATATGACGGTCGCTGTCTCCAACATGGACGACATCGTCGATCAATGGCGCCTGCTCCAGGGAATCGACGCCGAGCCTGCCCGCAGCGAAACCATGGGCAATCATGGCAGGCGCATCTGGACCGACGCCAAGGGGAAGGTCCGGATCGAGGCGCACACCATCGCCGGCATGGGCCATGGCACGCCGATTGCGCCGGATGAGGGCTGCGGCGCTGCCATGCCGCATATGCTCGATGTCGGGATCTGCTCGACCAGCCACATCGCCGCCTTCTGGGGCATCGCCGATCCGGCCGCCGTGAAGGCGCGAACGGCAAAACCCGCGCCCCGCGCCGCCCGCGCGGCGGGTGCCAGGCCTCCGCTCGCGCTGGCCGGGACGCCGCAGGTCGAGATATCCGGCGTAAAGAAGGTGATCGAGGACGCGCTGCAGGGCTGA
- a CDS encoding serine hydrolase, whose protein sequence is MRPYAFCLMLLVAASASARPAQKLPPPATIDAQVNAAMAKTGAKGMAIAVIDKGKVAYVRAYGARNAKGDPLLTDTVMYGASLTKTVMAYTTLTLVDRGAIALDTPIAADLDQPLTAYDSNAIAPGKYGPYKDLIGDDRWRRITPRMALTHSTGFRNFWFLEPDEKLRIHFDPGTRFSYSGEGFSLLQFAIENGRKAQGLGVDVGDLTGTIFARLGMVRTSLKWRPDFSPNLADGWNDKGEPVEHDQRSKVRVAGSMDTTIADLSLFVAALARGDGLSPASRAEMVRPSLPIATAHQFPNLAPDLPVGQRRKGLAAGLGVIVFDGPQGHGFFKGGHDEQTANTMVCIDRGQRCVLILSNDVRAEASYADLVGFVLGNTGVPYDWEYGDHAGKS, encoded by the coding sequence ATGCGCCCTTATGCCTTTTGCCTCATGCTGCTCGTCGCGGCCTCCGCCAGTGCCAGGCCCGCCCAGAAACTCCCGCCACCCGCGACGATCGACGCTCAGGTCAACGCCGCCATGGCGAAGACCGGCGCGAAGGGCATGGCTATCGCGGTGATCGACAAGGGCAAGGTCGCCTATGTCCGGGCTTATGGCGCCCGCAACGCCAAGGGCGATCCGCTGCTGACCGACACGGTGATGTACGGCGCCTCGCTGACCAAGACGGTGATGGCCTATACAACGCTGACCCTGGTCGATCGGGGCGCCATCGCGCTCGACACGCCCATCGCGGCCGACCTCGACCAGCCGCTGACTGCGTATGACAGCAACGCGATCGCCCCGGGCAAATACGGCCCGTACAAGGACCTTATCGGCGACGATCGCTGGCGGCGGATCACGCCGCGCATGGCGCTGACCCATTCGACCGGCTTCCGCAATTTCTGGTTTCTCGAACCCGACGAGAAGCTGCGCATCCATTTCGATCCGGGCACGCGCTTCAGCTATTCGGGCGAGGGTTTCAGCCTGTTGCAGTTCGCCATCGAGAATGGCCGCAAGGCGCAAGGGCTCGGCGTCGATGTCGGCGACCTGACCGGGACGATCTTCGCGCGCCTCGGCATGGTCCGCACCAGCCTGAAATGGCGCCCCGATTTCAGCCCCAACCTGGCCGATGGCTGGAACGACAAGGGCGAGCCGGTCGAACATGACCAGCGATCGAAAGTGCGCGTCGCCGGATCGATGGATACCACCATCGCCGACCTGTCGTTATTCGTCGCTGCGCTGGCGCGCGGCGACGGCCTGTCCCCGGCGTCGCGCGCCGAGATGGTCAGGCCAAGCCTGCCCATCGCCACGGCGCACCAGTTCCCCAACCTCGCGCCCGACCTGCCCGTCGGGCAACGCCGCAAAGGTCTGGCGGCGGGCCTCGGCGTGATCGTGTTCGACGGGCCGCAGGGCCATGGTTTCTTCAAGGGCGGCCATGACGAGCAGACCGCCAATACGATGGTCTGTATCGACCGGGGCCAGCGCTGCGTCCTCATCCTGTCCAACGACGTGCGGGCCGAGGCGAGTTATGCCGACCTTGTCGGGTTCGTGCTGGGCAATACGGGCGTTCCCTATGACTGGGAATATGGGGATCACGCCGGCAAATCCTGA
- the rarD gene encoding EamA family transporter RarD, translating to MTYRAPSRPALSPEGTGVMLGAAAYVFWGVLPLYLRLLRHVPAGQILAHRVLWSVVMLVVVALLFRRVRTIVASVTWRTLLLLSASASLIALNWLVYIWAVQNAHVLDASLGYFINPLVNVALGVIVLSERVRRTQWVAIALAALGVAVMALSNGGSIWISLALALTFGFYGLIRKVVAIDALGGLLIETILLAPFAFGLLLVAHGGGEGVFGREVATDLLLILAGAVTAAPLLLFAGAARRMPYAALGLLQYIAPTLQFLIAIFVFGEHLRPHDLAAFGLIWIGLAVYAADGIRTGRAARTSAAPEPAAR from the coding sequence GTGACCTACCGCGCACCGTCCCGACCCGCACTTTCCCCGGAAGGCACCGGCGTGATGCTGGGGGCTGCCGCCTATGTGTTCTGGGGCGTCCTGCCCCTGTATCTCAGGCTGTTGCGGCATGTTCCGGCGGGCCAGATCCTGGCGCACCGTGTCCTGTGGTCGGTGGTGATGCTGGTGGTGGTGGCGCTGCTGTTCCGCCGGGTGCGGACGATCGTCGCGTCGGTGACCTGGCGGACCCTGTTGCTGCTTTCGGCGAGCGCCTCGCTGATCGCGCTCAACTGGCTGGTCTATATCTGGGCGGTGCAGAATGCCCATGTGCTCGACGCGAGCCTCGGTTATTTCATCAATCCGCTGGTCAATGTCGCGCTTGGCGTGATCGTGCTCAGTGAGCGTGTGCGACGGACCCAGTGGGTCGCGATCGCGCTGGCGGCGCTGGGCGTCGCGGTCATGGCGCTCTCCAACGGCGGCAGCATCTGGATCTCGCTGGCGCTCGCGCTCACCTTCGGTTTCTACGGGCTGATCCGCAAGGTCGTGGCGATCGATGCGCTGGGCGGCCTGCTGATCGAGACGATCCTTCTGGCGCCCTTCGCCTTCGGGCTGCTGCTCGTCGCGCATGGCGGAGGCGAGGGAGTTTTCGGCCGGGAGGTGGCGACCGACCTGTTGCTGATACTGGCCGGGGCGGTCACCGCCGCGCCGCTGCTGTTGTTCGCCGGCGCCGCGCGGCGCATGCCTTATGCGGCGCTCGGCCTGCTCCAATATATCGCGCCGACCCTGCAGTTCCTGATCGCGATCTTCGTTTTCGGCGAGCATCTGCGCCCGCACGACCTCGCCGCCTTCGGGCTGATCTGGATCGGGCTGGCGGTCTACGCCGCCGACGGTATCAGGACGGGCCGCGCGGCGCGGACGAGTGCCGCGCCGGAGCCGGCGGCGCGCTAG